In Candidatus Cetobacterium colombiensis, one genomic interval encodes:
- a CDS encoding urease accessory protein UreF gives MIDNIENEKSVSTWQLLNILQVCDSAFPIGSFNHSYGMETYLRENVICDAHTFNKWLTMFFENQYLYNEGLAIKLVYEMLDKNEKNEVWNIDQLLTVQNVAMESREGAKLIAFRKLDIVLELFDIDLLKEYKKRIEENLSYGNPAVAFAILMHYLKIKKDVAIVAYGYSVSSTLVQSAVRAIPLGQKDGQRVLQNSLSTLEDIREEIEKLSIDDLGYNIPGFEISQMNHEVLTFRLFMS, from the coding sequence ATGATTGATAATATAGAAAATGAAAAGTCAGTTTCAACTTGGCAATTGTTAAACATATTGCAAGTTTGTGATTCTGCTTTTCCTATTGGGTCTTTTAATCATTCTTATGGAATGGAAACTTATTTAAGAGAAAATGTTATATGTGATGCTCACACATTTAACAAGTGGCTAACAATGTTTTTTGAAAATCAGTATTTATATAATGAAGGTTTAGCGATAAAGTTAGTTTATGAAATGTTAGATAAAAATGAAAAAAATGAAGTTTGGAATATAGATCAACTTTTAACTGTTCAAAATGTTGCAATGGAAAGTAGAGAAGGAGCAAAATTAATAGCATTTAGAAAATTAGATATTGTTTTAGAACTTTTTGATATAGATTTATTAAAAGAATATAAAAAAAGAATAGAAGAAAATTTAAGTTATGGAAATCCAGCAGTTGCTTTTGCAATTTTAATGCATTATTTAAAAATAAAAAAAGATGTAGCTATTGTGGCTTATGGATATAGTGTTTCTTCAACATTAGTTCAAAGTGCTGTTAGAGCAATTCCTCTAGGTCAAAAAGATGGTCAAAGAGTTTTACAAAATTCTCTTTCAACATTAGAAGATATTAGAGAAGAGATAGAGAAACTATCAATAGATGATTTAGGATATAATATTCCTGGATTTGAAATATCTCAAATGAATCACGAAGTATTAACATTTAGATTATTCATGTCATAG
- the ureC gene encoding urease subunit alpha — protein sequence MSFEMDRKKYSDMFGPTTGDSIRLGDTNLFARVEKDLTVYGEESKFGGGKTLRDGMGLNPIETREGNPLVVDTIINSVVIIDYTGVYKADIGIRDGRIIAIGKGGNPDLMDNIDFVVGASTESIAGEGLIVTAGGIDTHVHLITPDIVHAALDNGITTIIAGGTGPADGTRSATATPGAWHIERLLQSHDDLPINIGILGKGAGDNERVIAEQIEAGAVGLKIHEDWGATQAGIDYTLRAADKYDVQVAIHTDSLNEGGFVEHTLNAIAGRTIHTYHTEGAGGGHAPDIMVMASHLNVLPSSTSPTNPYGKNSVPEELDMLMVCHHLDPKIPEDVAFADSRIRKQTIAAEDVLHDMGVISMMSSDTMAMGRIGEVNMKTWQLADKMKKQRGPLEGDSEYSDNNRIKRFVAKYTINPAIVSGISTHIGSVEVGKYADLVLWEPKMFGTKPMMILKCGTISYGVMGDASSSLPTTEPRLVRELYGAKGKALHHSHITFVSKYAYEHGVKEKLGLEKIVLPVENLRNLTKKDMKFNAELPDIKIDPQTYEVTIDGKLITCDPLEEFALAQRYYLY from the coding sequence ATGAGTTTTGAGATGGATAGAAAAAAATATTCGGATATGTTTGGTCCTACAACAGGAGATAGTATAAGACTAGGAGATACCAATTTATTTGCAAGAGTAGAGAAAGATTTAACAGTATATGGAGAGGAATCAAAATTTGGAGGAGGAAAAACTCTAAGAGATGGTATGGGATTAAATCCTATAGAAACTAGAGAAGGAAATCCTTTAGTTGTTGACACAATAATAAATAGTGTAGTAATAATAGATTACACTGGAGTATATAAAGCAGATATAGGAATAAGAGATGGAAGAATAATTGCTATAGGAAAAGGTGGAAATCCAGATTTAATGGATAATATAGATTTTGTTGTAGGAGCAAGTACAGAATCGATAGCAGGAGAGGGACTTATAGTAACTGCCGGTGGAATAGATACACATGTTCACTTAATTACACCAGATATAGTTCATGCTGCTTTAGATAATGGAATTACAACGATAATAGCAGGAGGAACAGGACCTGCAGATGGTACGCGTTCTGCAACAGCAACTCCAGGTGCTTGGCATATAGAAAGATTGTTACAATCACATGATGATTTACCTATAAATATTGGTATTTTAGGTAAAGGAGCTGGAGATAATGAAAGAGTTATAGCGGAGCAAATAGAAGCAGGAGCTGTAGGTTTAAAAATACATGAGGACTGGGGAGCAACACAAGCTGGTATAGATTATACATTAAGAGCTGCAGATAAATATGATGTTCAAGTTGCAATCCATACAGATTCATTAAATGAAGGTGGATTTGTTGAGCATACATTAAATGCAATTGCAGGAAGAACAATTCACACATATCACACTGAAGGTGCTGGAGGAGGACATGCTCCAGATATAATGGTAATGGCAAGTCACTTAAATGTATTACCATCATCTACAAGTCCAACAAATCCTTATGGAAAAAATAGTGTTCCAGAAGAACTTGATATGTTAATGGTTTGTCACCACTTAGATCCAAAAATACCAGAAGACGTGGCATTTGCAGATTCAAGAATAAGAAAACAAACAATAGCAGCTGAGGATGTTTTACACGATATGGGTGTTATAAGTATGATGAGTTCAGATACTATGGCCATGGGAAGAATTGGAGAAGTAAATATGAAAACATGGCAATTAGCTGACAAAATGAAAAAACAACGTGGACCTTTAGAAGGGGACAGCGAATATTCAGATAACAATAGAATAAAAAGATTTGTGGCTAAATATACAATAAATCCAGCTATCGTTTCAGGAATAAGTACTCATATTGGATCAGTAGAAGTAGGAAAATATGCAGATTTAGTTTTATGGGAACCAAAAATGTTTGGTACAAAACCTATGATGATTTTAAAATGTGGAACAATATCTTATGGAGTAATGGGAGATGCAAGTTCAAGTTTACCAACTACAGAGCCAAGATTAGTTCGTGAATTATATGGAGCAAAAGGAAAAGCATTACATCACTCTCATATAACTTTCGTGTCAAAATATGCTTATGAGCATGGAGTAAAAGAAAAATTAGGATTGGAAAAAATAGTTTTACCAGTTGAAAATTTAAGAAATCTTACTAAGAAAGATATGAAATTTAATGCAGAGTTACCAGATATAAAAATAGATCCACAAACATATGAAGTAACAATAGATGGAAAATTAATAACTTGTGATCCGCTAGAAGAATTTGCATTGGCACAAAGATATTATTTATATTAA
- a CDS encoding urease accessory protein UreD yields the protein MERCDGKIEIILENHIPRNETIIKKIYHEGVFKVSPTIHLDTEKIPCYFLMHMGGGYLEGEHCYNDIHLKENTRSIITTQTPTIIYKCVNNIPAKQFSKIHLEKNSVLEYIMDNTILFKDANYEQETDIYLDSTSTLILAEGITAGWSSDGQPFQYKLAKMKNRIYLDNKLVLLDKLLLSPEKNDLFSLGHFEEYLNYGTAIIIDSKIDLEFIEKMREYLQKYEVDVKYGVSKLEISGLVVRVLGNLTQDIQKIVYGATNYARKELLGSEKLDLRKQ from the coding sequence ATGGAAAGATGCGACGGGAAAATTGAAATTATATTGGAAAATCACATTCCAAGAAATGAAACAATTATAAAAAAAATATATCATGAAGGTGTTTTTAAAGTTTCTCCAACTATTCATCTAGATACAGAAAAAATTCCATGTTATTTTCTTATGCATATGGGTGGAGGTTACTTAGAAGGGGAACATTGTTACAATGATATACATTTAAAAGAGAATACAAGATCAATAATTACAACTCAAACTCCAACAATAATTTATAAATGTGTAAACAATATTCCAGCTAAACAATTTTCAAAAATACATTTAGAAAAAAATAGTGTATTGGAATATATTATGGATAATACAATATTATTTAAAGATGCTAACTATGAACAAGAAACAGATATATATTTAGATTCAACGTCAACTTTAATATTAGCTGAAGGAATAACTGCAGGATGGTCATCTGATGGGCAACCATTTCAGTATAAATTAGCTAAAATGAAAAATAGAATATATTTAGATAATAAGTTAGTTTTATTAGATAAACTTTTATTGTCACCAGAAAAAAATGATTTATTTTCTTTAGGACATTTTGAAGAGTATTTAAATTATGGTACAGCAATAATAATAGATTCTAAAATAGATTTAGAGTTTATAGAGAAAATGAGAGAGTACTTACAAAAATATGAAGTAGATGTAAAGTATGGTGTATCAAAATTAGAAATTTCTGGGCTTGTAGTGAGAGTATTAGGAAATTTAACTCAAGATATACAAAAGATAGTATATGGAGCAACAAATTATGCAAGAAAAGAGTTACTAGGATCAGAAAAATTAGATTTAAGAAAGCAATAA
- a CDS encoding ABC transporter ATP-binding protein, translating to MQLRANNISYSHIPNGKNIFENLSFTINSGERIAITAPSGYGKTTLCKILSGYEKPKSGEVFLDNTYLYKYRGYCPVQMIWQHPEQVLNPRLRMKQILKEAGEIDEDLLKSLGIQEKWLNRFPRELSGGELQRFCIARVLNKKTKFLLADEITTMFDLITQSQMWKVILEFCEKENIGIIIISHSQPLIDLVCTKQIFLKDLVQIEHK from the coding sequence ATGCAATTACGAGCGAATAATATATCCTACAGTCATATTCCTAATGGAAAAAATATATTTGAAAATTTAAGTTTTACTATAAATAGTGGAGAACGAATTGCAATCACAGCTCCTAGTGGATATGGAAAAACTACTCTTTGCAAAATACTATCTGGTTACGAAAAACCTAAAAGCGGTGAAGTTTTTTTAGATAATACTTATCTTTATAAATATAGAGGATATTGTCCTGTTCAAATGATTTGGCAACATCCTGAGCAAGTTTTAAATCCTAGACTTCGAATGAAACAAATCCTCAAAGAAGCTGGTGAAATAGATGAAGACCTTTTAAAATCTTTAGGTATTCAAGAAAAATGGTTAAATCGTTTTCCAAGAGAACTGTCTGGAGGGGAACTTCAAAGATTTTGTATCGCTAGAGTTTTAAATAAAAAAACAAAATTTTTATTAGCTGATGAAATTACAACTATGTTTGATTTAATTACTCAAAGTCAAATGTGGAAAGTTATTTTAGAGTTCTGTGAAAAAGAAAATATTGGAATTATAATCATTAGTCACTCTCAACCGTTAATAGACTTAGTCTGTACGAAACAAATTTTTTTAAAAGATTTAGTACAAATAGAGCATAAATAA
- a CDS encoding AmiS/UreI family transporter, which produces MEKVKGGENMLGVALLFVGIVLISNGLCRLYNVDGKAQSVMNIFTGGITLILNVVSITRGDYYSGATGLLFTFTYLYVAINGIFDLNPIPYGWFSLFVAINTLPAGYLSLKSDWRMSVIWWLWGILWLTGWIETVPKKNLGKFTPVLAIFEGIVTAWIPGFLMLIGMW; this is translated from the coding sequence ATGGAAAAAGTAAAAGGAGGTGAAAATATGTTAGGTGTAGCTCTGTTATTTGTAGGAATAGTATTAATAAGTAATGGTTTATGTAGACTTTATAATGTGGATGGTAAGGCTCAATCTGTAATGAATATATTCACTGGTGGAATAACCCTTATATTAAATGTGGTTTCTATAACAAGAGGAGATTATTATAGTGGTGCAACAGGATTACTATTTACATTTACGTACTTGTACGTAGCTATAAATGGAATATTTGATTTAAATCCTATTCCTTATGGATGGTTCAGTCTGTTTGTAGCCATAAATACATTACCAGCGGGGTATTTATCTCTAAAGTCAGATTGGAGAATGAGTGTCATTTGGTGGCTTTGGGGAATTCTGTGGCTAACAGGTTGGATAGAAACAGTTCCTAAGAAAAATTTGGGAAAATTTACACCTGTATTAGCAATCTTTGAAGGGATTGTAACAGCTTGGATTCCAGGATTTCTAATGTTGATCGGTATGTGGTAA
- a CDS encoding ABC transporter ATP-binding protein — protein sequence MDYSTNKEILRVKDLSISFTQYNGLKKEKVQTIHSLNLSVNEGEIVAVVGASGSGKSLLAHSILGILPYNASMNGEIYFYDNLLTEEKKKEYRGKDIVLIPQSVSYLNPLIKIGSQIRKGDNSQSAKNRCLEILKKYKLDEKVANMYPFQLSGGMTRRVLISTAVYSSPKLILADEPTPGLDPRTLNHIAEHFQELANEGMGILIITHDLDVALKIANRIVVFYDGVTIEDLCTDDFCSLENLNHPYTKALFHAMPQNGFHSFSLDTSSKKSNKKGCSFYNNCSHASSSCLGEIPWKKTKSGFVRCILEKEEKNAITSE from the coding sequence ATGGACTATAGTACAAATAAAGAGATTCTTAGAGTTAAAGATTTATCAATCTCTTTTACACAATATAATGGCTTAAAAAAAGAGAAAGTCCAAACTATTCACAGTTTAAACCTTTCTGTTAATGAAGGAGAAATTGTTGCTGTTGTAGGAGCTAGTGGTTCTGGAAAGAGTTTATTGGCTCATAGTATTTTAGGAATACTTCCCTACAATGCTTCTATGAATGGAGAAATCTATTTTTATGATAATCTTTTAACAGAAGAAAAAAAGAAAGAGTATCGTGGTAAAGATATTGTTTTAATTCCTCAAAGCGTTTCCTATTTAAATCCCTTAATTAAAATTGGGTCTCAAATTAGAAAAGGGGATAATAGTCAGTCTGCTAAAAATAGATGCTTAGAGATTTTAAAAAAGTATAAGTTAGATGAAAAAGTAGCGAACATGTATCCATTTCAATTATCTGGAGGTATGACTAGAAGAGTATTAATCTCCACTGCTGTTTATAGTTCTCCTAAATTAATTTTAGCTGATGAACCTACTCCAGGACTAGACCCTAGAACTTTAAATCATATTGCAGAACACTTTCAAGAACTTGCAAACGAAGGAATGGGAATACTTATAATTACACATGATTTGGATGTTGCTTTAAAAATAGCCAATAGAATAGTTGTGTTTTATGATGGAGTGACTATTGAAGATCTTTGTACTGATGACTTTTGTTCTTTAGAAAATTTGAATCATCCTTACACAAAAGCTTTATTTCATGCTATGCCACAAAATGGATTTCACTCTTTTTCTTTAGATACCTCTTCTAAAAAATCTAATAAAAAAGGATGTTCTTTTTACAATAATTGTTCCCATGCCAGTTCAAGCTGTCTTGGAGAGATTCCGTGGAAAAAAACAAAATCTGGTTTTGTCAGATGTATTCTAGAAAAGGAGGAAAAAAATGCAATTACGAGCGAATAA
- the rd gene encoding rubredoxin, protein MEKWRCKVCDWIYDPETGDPDNGVAPGTSWEHVPEEWVCPICGAGKDEFEKE, encoded by the coding sequence ATGGAAAAGTGGAGATGTAAAGTATGTGATTGGATTTATGATCCTGAAACTGGAGATCCTGACAATGGGGTAGCTCCTGGAACTTCTTGGGAACATGTTCCAGAAGAGTGGGTTTGCCCTATATGTGGAGCAGGAAAAGACGAATTTGAAAAAGAATAA
- a CDS encoding DUF305 domain-containing protein has translation MDFKNINIMVGIAALFSSVSLNSYSSDLNENKMKNSNNYEIIKSDNKVYTVLTPLEEVIPKNLKGYKEYDEYAHSLMMSNSSQPFLTKDVGNNFVIYMIPHHEAAIIASLGVLNYTQNQKVKNLANRIIKAQEKEVTFMQKILQEGELRGNDNVKFLPKIKKIMMSMMHKMKLYDDKINNADSITKNYLENMVVHHLGAVDMAKEYLKYGKNEELIKMAHKIVLSQEEEIKEMQELLK, from the coding sequence ATGGATTTTAAAAATATAAATATAATGGTAGGAATTGCAGCGCTTTTTTCAAGTGTTTCATTAAACTCTTATAGTAGTGATTTAAATGAAAATAAAATGAAAAATTCCAATAATTATGAAATTATAAAGTCAGACAATAAAGTTTACACAGTTCTCACACCTTTAGAAGAGGTTATTCCTAAAAATTTAAAAGGTTATAAAGAATATGATGAATATGCACATAGCTTAATGATGTCTAATAGTTCACAGCCATTTTTAACAAAAGATGTGGGAAATAATTTTGTAATTTATATGATACCACACCATGAAGCAGCTATTATAGCAAGTTTAGGAGTTTTAAATTACACACAAAATCAAAAAGTAAAAAATCTTGCAAATAGGATAATAAAAGCTCAAGAAAAAGAGGTTACCTTTATGCAGAAAATTTTACAAGAGGGAGAACTTAGAGGAAACGATAATGTGAAATTTTTACCTAAAATAAAAAAAATTATGATGAGTATGATGCATAAAATGAAGCTTTATGATGATAAAATAAATAATGCTGATAGTATAACAAAAAATTATTTAGAAAATATGGTAGTTCATCATTTAGGTGCTGTAGATATGGCTAAAGAATATTTAAAATATGGAAAAAATGAAGAGCTAATAAAGATGGCACATAAAATTGTATTAAGCCAAGAGGAAGAAATAAAAGAGATGCAAGAGTTATTAAAATAA
- a CDS encoding chloride channel protein gives MRERLLRGVFYLIFSVITGLAVGVIDVFFSKGLTLVSNYRVQNFDKVIFFLPLVGALMIILYKKYGKGSLKGMGYVFEAAHMENVIIPKRLIPFSIVSTWATHLFGGSAGREGVAVQIGATVANTLAIRMQKIFNLNVKDLKKILISTGISAGFAGLFGTPFAATIFSLEILNMGVVEYRSLFPSFISAYVAYSVSNFFEINHFHFIVKNMPEKNIKNIMMFFIATFIFAFVGYCFAFFLKKFKSNKYITKIEPVKKIFFGGIILAILLWLTFKGRYSGLGTNLIDISFGSGELNSYDWLLKLFFTIFTLGIGFQGGEVTPIFSIGASLGAVLGVWFNIPIEFLAAIGYCSVFASSTNTFLASFLIGIEIFGYNMAGYLFVACAIAYLFSGEISIYEGQKKDHMKI, from the coding sequence GTGAGAGAGCGATTGCTAAGAGGAGTATTTTATCTTATTTTTTCTGTCATAACAGGATTAGCCGTGGGAGTAATAGATGTATTTTTTTCAAAAGGTTTGACGTTGGTTTCTAATTATAGAGTTCAGAATTTTGATAAAGTAATATTTTTTTTACCGCTAGTAGGAGCTTTAATGATAATTTTATATAAAAAATATGGAAAGGGTTCTTTAAAAGGTATGGGATATGTTTTTGAAGCTGCACATATGGAGAATGTAATTATTCCTAAAAGGCTGATACCATTTTCTATTGTTTCAACGTGGGCCACTCATCTTTTTGGAGGATCTGCAGGAAGAGAGGGAGTAGCAGTACAAATTGGGGCTACTGTAGCTAATACTTTGGCAATTCGTATGCAAAAAATATTTAATCTAAATGTAAAAGATTTAAAAAAGATTTTAATTTCAACTGGAATTTCAGCGGGATTTGCAGGACTTTTTGGAACTCCTTTTGCAGCAACAATTTTTTCTTTAGAAATTTTAAATATGGGAGTAGTGGAATATAGATCACTATTTCCATCATTTATTTCTGCGTATGTAGCTTATAGTGTTTCAAACTTTTTTGAAATAAATCATTTCCATTTTATTGTAAAAAATATGCCAGAAAAAAATATAAAAAATATAATGATGTTTTTTATAGCAACTTTTATTTTTGCTTTTGTAGGATATTGTTTTGCTTTTTTCCTAAAAAAGTTTAAAAGTAATAAATATATAACTAAAATAGAACCTGTAAAAAAAATATTTTTTGGAGGAATAATATTAGCTATTTTACTATGGCTTACTTTTAAAGGTAGGTATAGTGGGTTAGGAACAAATTTAATTGATATCTCTTTTGGAAGTGGAGAGTTAAATTCTTACGATTGGTTGCTAAAACTATTTTTTACAATATTTACTTTGGGAATTGGATTTCAAGGGGGAGAAGTTACACCAATATTTTCTATAGGTGCAAGCTTAGGAGCAGTTCTAGGAGTTTGGTTTAATATTCCAATTGAATTTTTAGCAGCAATAGGATATTGTTCAGTTTTTGCTTCTTCAACAAATACTTTTTTAGCTTCATTTTTAATAGGAATTGAAATTTTTGGTTATAATATGGCGGGATATTTATTTGTAGCTTGTGCAATAGCTTATCTTTTTAGTGGAGAAATTAGTATATATGAAGGGCAGAAAAAAGATCATATGAAAATATAA
- a CDS encoding urease subunit gamma, giving the protein MYLTTREKEKLMISVAAEVARKRKNRGVKLNYPETIAYISDEIIEGARDGKSVEELMSYGQTLLKKEDVMEGIAEMIPIIQVEATFRDGTKLVTVHNPIQ; this is encoded by the coding sequence ATGTATTTGACAACGAGAGAAAAAGAAAAGTTAATGATAAGCGTTGCAGCAGAAGTTGCAAGAAAAAGAAAAAACAGAGGTGTTAAATTAAATTATCCTGAAACAATAGCATATATTTCTGATGAAATAATAGAGGGAGCAAGAGACGGAAAAAGTGTTGAAGAGTTAATGTCTTATGGTCAAACTTTATTAAAGAAAGAGGATGTTATGGAAGGAATTGCTGAAATGATTCCAATAATTCAGGTAGAAGCGACGTTTAGAGATGGAACAAAACTTGTAACTGTACATAACCCAATACAATAG
- the ureG gene encoding urease accessory protein UreG — protein MKKPVVIGVGGPVGAGKTLLVERVTRRLNDDYELGVITNDIYTKEDAKFMAENSVLDKNRIIGVETGGCPHTAIREDASMNFAALDKMRKDFPDLDIIFLESGGDNLAATFSPDLVDFSIYIIDVAQGEKIPRKAGQGMIKSDLFIINKIDLAPYVGANLKVMEQDTLHFRDKGTFIFTNLKTDEGVEEVIRWIKKNCLLEGLR, from the coding sequence ATGAAGAAGCCGGTTGTAATTGGAGTTGGAGGACCTGTTGGAGCAGGGAAAACATTATTAGTTGAAAGGGTTACAAGAAGATTAAATGATGATTATGAGTTAGGTGTTATAACAAATGACATATATACAAAAGAAGATGCAAAATTTATGGCTGAAAATTCAGTTTTAGATAAAAATAGAATAATAGGTGTTGAAACTGGAGGATGTCCTCATACGGCAATAAGGGAAGATGCATCAATGAACTTTGCTGCTCTTGATAAAATGAGAAAAGATTTTCCAGATTTAGATATAATTTTCTTAGAAAGTGGAGGAGATAACTTAGCGGCGACATTTAGTCCAGATTTAGTTGATTTTTCAATTTATATAATTGACGTTGCTCAAGGAGAGAAAATTCCAAGAAAAGCAGGTCAAGGTATGATAAAAAGCGATTTATTTATTATAAATAAAATAGATTTAGCACCTTATGTTGGAGCAAATTTAAAAGTAATGGAACAAGATACTCTTCATTTTAGAGATAAAGGAACTTTTATTTTTACAAATTTAAAAACTGATGAAGGAGTAGAAGAAGTAATAAGATGGATTAAGAAAAACTGTTTATTAGAAGGACTAAGATAG
- a CDS encoding urease accessory protein UreE gives MLFEKILGNIKDIKNKEDFEIERIIIKSDDLEKRILRVHSEDDNEYGISLKESGMKLENGSILYNDGKKVVIVETDLEKVLVISPKDMNQMGEIAHFLGNMHTPVKIENGKIYLHYDKYLDNTLKEKKCPFEVEYIKFKKALRHIEHSHGHHGHSHD, from the coding sequence ATGCTATTTGAAAAAATTTTGGGAAACATAAAAGATATAAAAAATAAAGAGGATTTTGAAATAGAAAGAATCATAATAAAAAGTGATGATTTAGAAAAAAGAATTTTAAGAGTTCATTCAGAAGATGATAATGAGTATGGTATTAGTTTAAAAGAAAGTGGAATGAAATTAGAAAATGGTTCAATTTTATATAATGATGGAAAAAAGGTTGTAATAGTTGAAACAGATTTAGAGAAAGTTTTGGTAATTTCACCAAAAGATATGAATCAAATGGGAGAAATAGCTCATTTTTTAGGAAATATGCATACACCAGTAAAAATAGAAAATGGAAAAATATATCTTCATTATGATAAATATTTAGATAATACTTTAAAAGAGAAAAAGTGTCCTTTTGAAGTTGAATATATAAAGTTTAAAAAAGCCTTGAGACATATTGAGCATAGTCATGGGCATCACGGACATAGCCATGATTGA
- the ureB gene encoding urease subunit beta, translating to MIPGEYILGKDKILCNKGHEAIEIEVVNKGDRAVQVGSHFHFYEANCGLEFDRELARGKRLDIPSGTAVRFEPGDKKVVKLIDFSGRRRVFGFNNKVEGYLD from the coding sequence ATGATTCCAGGTGAATATATATTAGGAAAAGATAAAATACTTTGTAATAAAGGTCATGAAGCTATAGAGATAGAAGTGGTAAATAAAGGAGATAGAGCAGTTCAAGTTGGATCACATTTCCATTTTTATGAGGCTAATTGCGGTTTGGAATTTGATAGAGAGTTGGCTAGAGGAAAGAGATTAGATATACCTTCTGGAACTGCTGTAAGATTTGAACCAGGAGATAAAAAAGTTGTAAAATTAATCGATTTTAGTGGAAGAAGAAGAGTTTTCGGATTTAATAATAAAGTTGAGGGATATTTAGACTAG
- a CDS encoding mechanosensitive ion channel family protein, which yields MENLKGLLKITNSSGEPLLQTLGHDAIEFLIRTIIFIIILYLGSYFAKKVDKYIDKIPVVNQSADTKQFTKSVTKLGLNVMFFLIGLLAFGFSESSIATMISAIGLGVGISLKEFLSNLAGGMVLFFTRPFSIGNFIKINGVMGEVCKIEVFSTYITSLDGRRIIVPNNVMISGNIINYDADPFRRIKLMLSVSYDSDMKKVISILENIANTYEGLAKDKENFINTMEYGDSSINILFMVWTPTKGYYKVRGELMAYILEVFNKEGVNVPFNILDVNVTENK from the coding sequence ATGGAGAATTTGAAAGGATTATTAAAAATTACTAATAGCTCAGGGGAGCCATTGCTACAGACCTTAGGACATGATGCAATTGAGTTTTTAATAAGGACTATAATTTTTATAATAATCTTATATTTAGGATCTTATTTTGCTAAAAAGGTAGATAAATATATTGATAAGATTCCTGTTGTAAATCAAAGTGCAGATACAAAACAGTTTACTAAATCTGTAACAAAATTAGGGTTAAATGTAATGTTTTTTCTAATAGGACTATTAGCTTTTGGTTTTAGTGAGTCATCTATTGCTACAATGATCAGTGCTATAGGGTTAGGAGTGGGTATCTCTTTAAAAGAATTTCTATCAAATTTAGCAGGTGGAATGGTTTTATTTTTTACAAGACCATTTAGTATAGGTAACTTTATAAAAATAAACGGTGTTATGGGAGAGGTTTGTAAAATTGAAGTTTTTTCAACATATATAACAAGTTTAGATGGAAGAAGAATAATTGTACCAAACAATGTAATGATTAGTGGAAATATTATAAATTATGATGCAGATCCATTTAGACGTATAAAACTAATGTTATCAGTTTCTTATGATTCAGATATGAAAAAAGTAATAAGTATTTTAGAAAATATAGCAAATACTTATGAAGGGTTAGCTAAAGATAAAGAAAACTTTATAAATACAATGGAATATGGGGATTCGAGTATAAATATTTTATTTATGGTTTGGACTCCAACAAAAGGATATTATAAAGTGAGAGGAGAGTTAATGGCTTATATTTTAGAAGTATTTAATAAAGAAGGAGTTAATGTTCCATTTAATATTTTAGACGTAAATGTAACTGAAAACAAATAA